The Caulobacter sp. FWC2 region GTGCCAGTGGGTGTTGAGGATCAGGTCCAGGCCCCAGCCCAGCTTGTCCAGTTCGGCCAGGATCGCCTCGGCGTCCGGCGTGTCGATGGTCGCGACCTTGCCGCTGGCCTCGTCGCGAACGAGGAAGCCGTAGTTGTCGGACAGGCAGGGGAACTGGTGAACGGTCAGGGGCATGACGGGCTTGCTCTATCGCGCCTCGGCCGGCGCGCCTACAAGGATGACCTCGACGCTCGGGAGACTCAATGCGCCGCGACGTGCTCGACCTGAGAGCCTTCTACGCCGCCCCGCTGGGGCGCGCGGCGCGCACCATGCTCACGCGCAAGGTGGAGGAGGCCTGGGGCAATACGCGGGACCTCGACGTGCTGGGCGTCGGTTACGCCACGCCGTTCCTGGACGCCGCTCGAGGCAACGCCCGTCGCGTGGTGGCCGCCATGCCGGCCCAGCAGGGCGTCGAGGTCTGGCCGCACGGTGGCCGCAACCAGGCCTGCCTGGTCGAAGAGACCGCCCTGCCGCTGCCCAACGCCATGTTCGACCGGGTCCTTGCCGTCCACGCCCTGGAAGAGGCCGACGACCCGGCCGCCCTGCTGGCCGAGATTGGGCGGGTCATGGCTCCCACGGGACGGCTGATCGTGGCGGTGTCGTCGCGCGATGGTGTCTGGACGGGGGCAGAGACCACGCCGTTCGGCCACGGCCGGCCCTATAGCCGCAGCCAGCTGGAATCGCTGATTCGCGAGGCGGACCTGGAACCGGCCGGCTGGACGCGAGCCCTCTATGTGCCACCGGTCGAGGCCATGGCGTCCTGGGCCGAGGGTTTCGAGCAGGTCGGCGCGCGCCTGTGGCCGCGTTTCGCCGGCGTGATCCTGATGGAAGCGATCAAGCAGACCTTCGCGGTCAAGCCGCGCGGCCATCGCGCCCGCGCCCGGGTGTTCGCGCCAGGCGTCCTGCTGCCCAGTCCGGCGGGACCTACCCCCGCGCGGCACGACGGCGGGCGGACCGTTTCAACTCATCAGGCGCCTGTTCCTCAGGCGCCAAGCAGTCGGGACGGCTGATCTTACTTGGAGCGAAGCGCTCGGACGCCTAGCTTATATCCCTAACAACCGTTCGCTCCCCGGGAACCGCGCCATGAAGATGATCGTCGCCGTGATTAAGCCGAGCCGCCTGGATGCGGTGCTCGAAGCGGTCACCGAGGCGGGCGCGTCGGGTTTGACTGTAACCGAGGTGCGCGGCTACGGCCGCCAGAAGGGCAAGACCGAGGTCTATCGCGGCGCCGAATACGAGGTGAAGCTGCTGCCGAAGGTCAAGCTGGAGATCGCCGTGCCCACCGACGTGCTGGAGCCCGTCATCGAAGCCCTGCAGCGCACGGCCAACACGGGCAAGATCGGCGACGGCAAGGTCTTCGTCATGGATCTGGAACAGGCCCTGCGCATCCGCACCGGCGAACGCGACGCGGCGGCCATCGCGGGATAAGACAAGCGGAGCCATGAGCCGCCCCGCGCGTTGTCGTGGTTCGCGACGATTTGGGGCGACATGGATCCGGGAACTTCCGTCTTCCAACCGGGATACAACTGCTGGCGGGTCGAGCCCGCCGATCGCGTTGCCCTGTTCATCGACAACGACGAGGCGTTCGACGCGCTGAAGCCGTTGATCCTGTCGGCCAGGAAGTCGATCTGGATCCTGGCCTGGGTGTTCGATCCCCTGACACGGTTGGATCCCGATCGGGTCAGACGCAGCCGCGATCCCAGCCGCGCCGACCGCATCGGCCTGATCCTGCGGCGGCAGGCGGCGCTGAACCCGGCGCTCGACGTCCGGGTGCTGACCTGGGACATGCCGTTCCCGATCGCCGCGTCGCAGCTGTTCGGCCCGCATCGCGGCGCGGCCTTCTTCGCCGGATCGCGGGTGAAGTACCGCCTGGACGCGACCCTGCCGGCCAGCGCCTGCCATCACCAGAAGGCGGTGATCGTCGACGGCGTAACGGCCCTCGTCAGCGGCGGCGACATCGGCGTCGACCGCTGGGATGACACCCGTCACCTCGACAACAATCCCCTGCGTCGCCTGCCGACTGGGCGACACTATCCGGCCCGGCACGAGGTCTCGATGCTGGTCGACGGCCGGGCGGGCGAGGCGATGGCCGACCTGTTCGTCGACCGCTGGAAAGCCTCGGGCGGCGATCCGATCGAGCGCCCGGACCGCCCCGACGAGACGCCCTGGCCCGACGGCCTTTTGCCCGACCTGCGCCGGATGCCCGTCGCGGTGGCCCGCACCTCGGCCGCGTGGCAGGGGAGGCCCGAGATCACGGAATGCCTGTTGCTGCACCTCTCGGCGATCCGGCGCGCGAAAGGGCTGATCTATCTGGAGAACCAGTACCTGACCTCGCCGATCATCGTCGAAGCCCTGGCCGAACGCCTGGCCGAGCCCGATGGGCCTGAGGTTGTCACGATCGGACCGGCGCGCAGTCCCAGCTATTTCGACCAGATGACCATGGACAGCGCCCGGACCTCGGCCATCAACCGCCTGCGCGAAGTCGACACCCATGGGCGTTTCTCGGCCTTCTCGGCCCATACGCCCAAGGGCGCGCCGATCATCGTCCACTCCAAGGTGGCGATCATGGATGACTGGATGCTGCGGATCGGCAGCGCCAACCTCAACAACCGCTCGATCGGTCTGGACAGTGAGTGCGACCTGGCCTTCGAGGCCAGGAGCGAGATCGAGCGCGAGACGGTGCGCGCCTTCCTGGGCCGCCTGGTCGGTCACTTCATCGACCGCTCCGCCCAGGACGTGCTGGAGGCGATCGAGCGCGAGGGCGGGCTGGGCGCGGCGATCAATGCGCTGGACGTCAAGGGCGGCCCGCCGCGCCGGCTGCAGCCCGTGCGGACGCGCAAGTTGAGCGGCGTTGAGAAGTTCATCGCCGACTGGAGCCTGGGCGACGCCATCGCGCCCGACGACGCCTGGCGCCCGTGGGGCCGTCGCGCTCGCCTGCGCCGTGACATCGCCCGGCTTACCCAGCCGCCGCCGGCGCCTCCCGGGCGGCTTCAGCCGTGATCTCCAGCTCGACCACCAGCGGCAGGTGGTCGGAGGCCACGCGGGCCAGAGGGCTGAACGGAGAGCTGACGCCGCGCGTCTCCAGGCCCTTGGTCAGGAACACGTGGTCGATGCGCATGAACGGGAAGCTGGACGGAAAGGTCGCCGTGGCGGGGCGCGGCCAGCTCGGCGTCGGCGCCTGGGCGTCGCGCAGGGCTGTCCGCAGCATCCGATAGGTCGCCGAATAGGGCGTGGCGTTGAAGTCGCCCAGCACCACGCCCGGGGCCAGCCACTCGTCCGCGCCCATCCAGTCGGGACCCAGCAGGGCGGCCGCCTGGCGCTTCTGTTCCTGCGGGATAAGGCCCAGGTGGGTGTTGATGATCTGAACCTTGGTTCCGCCGACCTCGACCTCGACCCACAAGGCCCCGCGCGGCTCCAGGCCGGGCACGCGCTTGTAGAGCGGCAGGCTCTTGGCCTTGACCCGCCGTTCGGGCAGGGCCGTCAGGATGGCGTCGCCGTAGAGTTCCTCCTCCACGGTCATGGCAGGATGGAAGTGGAAGCTCATCTTCAGCAGTTCGGCGAGGCGGTGGGCCTGATCGACGCCCTTGGTGCGGGCGCGCAGGACGTCCAGCTCCTGCAAGGCGACGACATCGGGCTTTTCAGCCGCGATGACCTCGGCCACACGCTCGACATCGAGCCTGCGGTCCGTGCCCACGCAGCGGTGGACGTTGTAGGTCATGAGACGAAGGGTCTTCATCCGTCGAAGAGATCGCCCGAGACGGGCGGAAGTTCCTTGTCGGACGACTTTCCGTGGGCCGTCGCGCCGTTGCGGCTGAGCATGAACAGGCAACTCTCGGCCCGCCAGTTCTCGAGCGCGCTGGCGGGGTTCATCGGCCGGGCCGGACCACTTCCGGCGAAGGCGGCGCAGGCGTCGACGCGCAGGTTCAGCTCGGCCGTCAGGGCCAGGAAGTCGGCCAGGGTGCAGAGGTGGATGTTCGGCGTCGACCACCACGGCATCGGCAGGGCCTTGGTCTCGGGCATCCGGCCTCGGCTCAGCAGCGACCAGCGCACCCGCCAGTGACCGAAGTTCGGGAACGAGACGATGGCCCGGTCGGCGATGCGCAGCAGCTCGTCCAGCACATGGCGCGGATGGCGCGTCGCCTGCAGGGTCTGGGACAGCACCGCGTAGTCGAATGAGCGGTCTGGGAAGTGGTCGAGATCCAGGTCGGCGTCGCCCTGCACGACCGACAGACCGCGCGCCATGCAGGCGGCTACGCCTGAAGCGCTGATCTCCAGCCCACGGCCGTCGACCTGCTTGTCGTGGCTCAGCAGGTCCAGCAGCGCGCCCTCGCCGCAACCGACGTCCAGCACGCGCGAGCCTGGGCGCACCAGGCGCAGGATCTCGCGGAAGTCCTCGCGGACTTTATTCTGGGAATTTGGTGTCAAATCAGCCCCCGGTCACGCTCGGCCGAACTCAGGAAGCCCGCCAGCGCCGCGTCCATCACGGGCTCGTCCAGCAGGAAGGCGTCGTGGCCCTTGTCGCTCTCGATCTCGGCGAAGGCGGCGCGGGCCCCGGCCGCGGTCAGCGCGCGGACCAGGTGACGGCTCTCGGCGGTGGGATAGAGCCAGTCGCTGGAGAAGCTGAGCACGCAGAAGCGCACGTCGCGCGCCCGGGTGAAGGCCTTGGCCAGCACCCCGCCGTGGCTGGCGGCGATGTCGAAATAGTCGGTGGCCCGCGTGATGTAGAGATAGCTGTTGGCGTCGAACCGGTCGACGAAGCTGGCGCCCTGGTGGCGCAGATAGCTCTCGACCTGGAAGTCGGCGTCGAAGCCCCATGACAGGCCATCGCGCTTCAGCTCGCGGCCGAACTTCCGTTGCAGCGCGGGCTCGGACAGATAGGTGATGTGCGCGGCCATCCGCGCCACGGCCAGGCCCTTGCCGGGCTGGACGCCGTGTTCCGCATAGGCGCCGCCGCGCCAGTCGGGATCGGCCATAATCGCCTGGCGGCCCACCTCGTGGAAGGCGATGTTCTGGGCCGAGTGACGGGAAGCGGACGCCAGCACGACGGCGCTGAACAGCCGCTCCGGATAGTCCACCGCCCACTGCTGGGCCTGCATGCCGCCCATCGAGCCGCCGATCACGGCGAACAGGGTCTCGATGCCCAGGGCGCTGACCAGCATCGCCTGGGCGCGAACCATGTCGGGGATGGTGATGACCGGGAACGCCAGGCCATAGACCTTGCCGGTCGCCGGATTGATCGAAGCGGGGCCGGTCGAGCCCATGCAGCCGCCGATCACGTTCGTGCAGATGATGAAATGCCGCGCCGGGTCCAGCGGCTTGCCGGGACCGATCATCCGCAGCCACCAGCCGGGCTTGCCCGTCGTCGGGTGCGGCGAGGCGACATACTGGTCGCCGGTCAGGGCGTGGCAGATCAGGACGGCGTTGGACTTGTCGGCGTTCAGCTGGCCATAGGTCTGGTAGCCGATCTCCAGGCCTTCAAGCATAGCGCCCGAATCGAGCCGCAGGGGTTCGTTCGCGGGAAACCGCCAGGTTCCCCCGCCGGCGGGTGTAACCAGATCGAGCGCAGCCATGGCCCGCCTTGGACCCCTTGGCGAACAAGGTGTCAACCACCGGCTTCCTGACAAGGCGAGGGACGGCTATGGAGGTCGCATGGAGCGACTGATCCTGATGCGCCACGGCAAGGCCGAGCGGCACGCCGCGAGTGGCGGCGATTTCGAACGCGCCCTGGCCGACAGCGGCCGGGCCGACGCGGCCGTCATGGGCCAGGTGCTGGCGCTGGCCGGCGTCGCGCCCGACCTGATGCTGGTGTCCTCGGCCCGCCGCACGCGTGAAACCGCCGAGCGTGTCGCGCCGAGCTTTCCCGCCGCGCAGGTCGAGCATCTGCGAGACCTCTATCACGCCGATCCGGAAGACGTCGTCCAGATGATCGAGGCGCACGCCGACAGCGCGGGCACGGTGATGGTGGTCGGGCACAATCCCGGCCTGCACGAGCTGGCCCTGCGCCTGGCCCTGCAAGGCGACGCCTCGCCGATCCACACCAACAAGCTGCGCAGCCGCTTCCCGACCTCGACCACCGTGGTGTTCGGCTGGACTGACAAGGGGCCGGCGCTGGAGCACCTCTTCTACGCACACGAGAACGGCGGAGCCGGCGGCGAATGACCCTGATCTACAAGATCCTGTCCCGCGCGGAGTGGGACGCCGCCAAGGCCGCCGGCCGCTTCGAGGGCTCGGCCGTGGACCATCAGGACGGCTTTATCCACCTCTCCGGGGCCGACCAGGCCCAGGAAACCGCCGCCAAGTACTTCAAGGACCAGCCGAACCTGGTTCTGCTGGGTGTCGAGGCCGAAGGCCTGGGCGCGGACCTGAAGTGGGAAGCCTCGCGCGGCGGCGCCCTGTTCCCGCACCTCTATCGCCCGCTTCTGGTCAGCGACGTGATCACCGAGGCCGATCTTGGTCTCGACGCCGATGGCGTTCCTCAGCTGGGCGATCACCTCGCATGAGCCTGCATGACATCGCCGCGCGCGCCCTGCACGCCCTGAACCCCGAGGACGCCCACGGCTGGGCCATCCGGGGCCTGAAGATGGGCCTGGGACCGCGCGAGAGCGGTCCCGAAGATCCGATCCTGGCGGTGAAGATCGCCGGCCTGGAGCTGTCCAACTGCGTGGGCCTGGCCGCTGGCTTCGACAAGAACGCCGAGGTCGCCGATCCCATGCTGGCCGCCGGCTTCGGCTTCGTGGAGGCCGGCACCGTCACGCCGCTGGCCCAGGCCGGCAATCCGCGCCCGCGCCTGTTCCGGCTCACCGAGGACCAGGCGGTGATCAACCGCATGGGCTTCAACAACGGCGGCCTGGATCCCTTCGCGGCGCGGCTGAAGGCGCGCCAAGGTAAGGGTGGTGTGGTCGGCGCGAACATTGGCGCCAACAAGGACGCCAGCGACCGTATCGAGGACTATGTCACGGGCCTGACCCGCCTGTGGGGGCTGTCGGACTATTTCACCGCCAACATCTCCTCGCCCAACACGCCAGGCCTGCGCGCCCTGCAGACCAAAGCGGCGCTGGAGGAGCTTCTGGGCCGCATCTCCGAGACCCGCGCGGCGATGAAGGTCGCCTCGGGCGCCGACTATCCGATCTTCCTGAAGGTCGCGCCCGACCTGGAAGACGGCGAGATCGAGGCCATTGTCGAGGCGGTGGTCGATGCGGGCCTTGACGCCATCATCGTCAGCAACACCACCATCGCTCGCCCGGCTACTCTGAGGTCGGCTCAGTCCAAGGAGAGCGGCGGCCTGTCCGGCGAGCCGCTGCTGGCGCCCTCGACCCTGGTGCTGAAGCGCTTCCACGCCGCCGCGGCCGGCCGGGTCGCCCTGATCGGCGCGGGCGGCATCGCCGACGGCGCCGGGGCCTACGCCAAGATCCGCGCCGGCGCGCGCGCCGTGCAGCTCTATTCGGCCCTGGTCTATGGCGGGCCGGGCCTGGTCACCCGCATCAAGCGCGACCTGGCCGCCCGTCTGCGCGCCGATGGCTTCGCCGCGGTCGAGGACGCGGTCGGCGCCGCATGACGCGTGAAAGGGTTTTGACGCTGCTGCGCCGCTTCGGCCCGCTCGCGGTCATCGTGATCCTGTTCGTGGCTGCCTTCGCCAGCGGGGTGACCGATCACCTGTCTCTGGAGGAGCTGCGCGTTCGGGGAACCGCGCTGCAGACTTTCGCGCGAGAGCGGCCGCTGCTCAGCGTGGCGATCTATCTGGCGATCTATGTCGGCTCGGTCGCCGTCTCCTTGCCTGGCGCCCTGATCCTGTCCCTGACCGGCGGCTTCCTGTTCGGCCCCCTGGGCGGCGGCTTCGCTGCGGTCACCGGCGCCACGGGCGGCTCGACCGTGACCTATCTGGTCTTCCGCACCGCGTTCGGCGACGTCCTGCGTCGCAAGCCCGACGCCTTCCTGGCGCGCGTGGCCGACGGGCTGCGAAAGGACGCCTTCAACTACCTTCTGACCCTGCGCCTGATCCCGGCCTTCCCGCTGCTGATCGTCAATGTCGCCGCCGGCGTGGCCAACATTCCCGCCCGCGCCTTCGTCCTGGCTTCGCTGCTGGGCATGATCCCGAGCTCCTTCGTCTATGCCGGCATCGGCGCGGGACTTGGCCATCTCTTCGCGCAAGGCGG contains the following coding sequences:
- a CDS encoding class I SAM-dependent methyltransferase, whose amino-acid sequence is MRRDVLDLRAFYAAPLGRAARTMLTRKVEEAWGNTRDLDVLGVGYATPFLDAARGNARRVVAAMPAQQGVEVWPHGGRNQACLVEETALPLPNAMFDRVLAVHALEEADDPAALLAEIGRVMAPTGRLIVAVSSRDGVWTGAETTPFGHGRPYSRSQLESLIREADLEPAGWTRALYVPPVEAMASWAEGFEQVGARLWPRFAGVILMEAIKQTFAVKPRGHRARARVFAPGVLLPSPAGPTPARHDGGRTVSTHQAPVPQAPSSRDG
- a CDS encoding P-II family nitrogen regulator translates to MKMIVAVIKPSRLDAVLEAVTEAGASGLTVTEVRGYGRQKGKTEVYRGAEYEVKLLPKVKLEIAVPTDVLEPVIEALQRTANTGKIGDGKVFVMDLEQALRIRTGERDAAAIAG
- a CDS encoding phospholipase D-like domain-containing protein, with product MDPGTSVFQPGYNCWRVEPADRVALFIDNDEAFDALKPLILSARKSIWILAWVFDPLTRLDPDRVRRSRDPSRADRIGLILRRQAALNPALDVRVLTWDMPFPIAASQLFGPHRGAAFFAGSRVKYRLDATLPASACHHQKAVIVDGVTALVSGGDIGVDRWDDTRHLDNNPLRRLPTGRHYPARHEVSMLVDGRAGEAMADLFVDRWKASGGDPIERPDRPDETPWPDGLLPDLRRMPVAVARTSAAWQGRPEITECLLLHLSAIRRAKGLIYLENQYLTSPIIVEALAERLAEPDGPEVVTIGPARSPSYFDQMTMDSARTSAINRLREVDTHGRFSAFSAHTPKGAPIIVHSKVAIMDDWMLRIGSANLNNRSIGLDSECDLAFEARSEIERETVRAFLGRLVGHFIDRSAQDVLEAIEREGGLGAAINALDVKGGPPRRLQPVRTRKLSGVEKFIADWSLGDAIAPDDAWRPWGRRARLRRDIARLTQPPPAPPGRLQP
- a CDS encoding endonuclease/exonuclease/phosphatase family protein; protein product: MKTLRLMTYNVHRCVGTDRRLDVERVAEVIAAEKPDVVALQELDVLRARTKGVDQAHRLAELLKMSFHFHPAMTVEEELYGDAILTALPERRVKAKSLPLYKRVPGLEPRGALWVEVEVGGTKVQIINTHLGLIPQEQKRQAAALLGPDWMGADEWLAPGVVLGDFNATPYSATYRMLRTALRDAQAPTPSWPRPATATFPSSFPFMRIDHVFLTKGLETRGVSSPFSPLARVASDHLPLVVELEITAEAAREAPAAAG
- the metW gene encoding methionine biosynthesis protein MetW, coding for MTPNSQNKVREDFREILRLVRPGSRVLDVGCGEGALLDLLSHDKQVDGRGLEISASGVAACMARGLSVVQGDADLDLDHFPDRSFDYAVLSQTLQATRHPRHVLDELLRIADRAIVSFPNFGHWRVRWSLLSRGRMPETKALPMPWWSTPNIHLCTLADFLALTAELNLRVDACAAFAGSGPARPMNPASALENWRAESCLFMLSRNGATAHGKSSDKELPPVSGDLFDG
- a CDS encoding homoserine O-acetyltransferase, whose translation is MAALDLVTPAGGGTWRFPANEPLRLDSGAMLEGLEIGYQTYGQLNADKSNAVLICHALTGDQYVASPHPTTGKPGWWLRMIGPGKPLDPARHFIICTNVIGGCMGSTGPASINPATGKVYGLAFPVITIPDMVRAQAMLVSALGIETLFAVIGGSMGGMQAQQWAVDYPERLFSAVVLASASRHSAQNIAFHEVGRQAIMADPDWRGGAYAEHGVQPGKGLAVARMAAHITYLSEPALQRKFGRELKRDGLSWGFDADFQVESYLRHQGASFVDRFDANSYLYITRATDYFDIAASHGGVLAKAFTRARDVRFCVLSFSSDWLYPTAESRHLVRALTAAGARAAFAEIESDKGHDAFLLDEPVMDAALAGFLSSAERDRGLI
- a CDS encoding histidine phosphatase family protein, translating into MERLILMRHGKAERHAASGGDFERALADSGRADAAVMGQVLALAGVAPDLMLVSSARRTRETAERVAPSFPAAQVEHLRDLYHADPEDVVQMIEAHADSAGTVMVVGHNPGLHELALRLALQGDASPIHTNKLRSRFPTSTTVVFGWTDKGPALEHLFYAHENGGAGGE
- a CDS encoding DUF952 domain-containing protein, with protein sequence MTLIYKILSRAEWDAAKAAGRFEGSAVDHQDGFIHLSGADQAQETAAKYFKDQPNLVLLGVEAEGLGADLKWEASRGGALFPHLYRPLLVSDVITEADLGLDADGVPQLGDHLA
- a CDS encoding quinone-dependent dihydroorotate dehydrogenase, whose amino-acid sequence is MSLHDIAARALHALNPEDAHGWAIRGLKMGLGPRESGPEDPILAVKIAGLELSNCVGLAAGFDKNAEVADPMLAAGFGFVEAGTVTPLAQAGNPRPRLFRLTEDQAVINRMGFNNGGLDPFAARLKARQGKGGVVGANIGANKDASDRIEDYVTGLTRLWGLSDYFTANISSPNTPGLRALQTKAALEELLGRISETRAAMKVASGADYPIFLKVAPDLEDGEIEAIVEAVVDAGLDAIIVSNTTIARPATLRSAQSKESGGLSGEPLLAPSTLVLKRFHAAAAGRVALIGAGGIADGAGAYAKIRAGARAVQLYSALVYGGPGLVTRIKRDLAARLRADGFAAVEDAVGAA
- a CDS encoding TVP38/TMEM64 family protein gives rise to the protein MTRERVLTLLRRFGPLAVIVILFVAAFASGVTDHLSLEELRVRGTALQTFARERPLLSVAIYLAIYVGSVAVSLPGALILSLTGGFLFGPLGGGFAAVTGATGGSTVTYLVFRTAFGDVLRRKPDAFLARVADGLRKDAFNYLLTLRLIPAFPLLIVNVAAGVANIPARAFVLASLLGMIPSSFVYAGIGAGLGHLFAQGGPVTMETLFSPRIYLPIVGMGVLAFLPPLWRHWRKQRQTAPLPQPLDEK